Part of the Propioniciclava sp. MC1595 genome is shown below.
CTCGTTGTCGTAGTGCAGGATCACCAGCCCCGAGTGGAACGCGCTGTGCACGCCGTGGCCGGTGTACTCACGCACGACGCCGTAGCCGAAGCGCTTGGCGTACATCTCGATCACGCGGCCGATCACGTTGGTCTCGCGCCCGGGCTTCACGGCGCGGATGCCGCGCATCATCGCCTCATGGGTGCGCTCGCTCAGCAGGCGGGACTCCTCGTCCACGTCGCCGCAGAAGAAGGTGCCGCAGTTGTCGCCGTGCACGCCGTTCTTGAACGCCGTGACGTCGATCTTGACCAGGTCGCCGTCCTCGAGCGGGCGGGCGTCGGGGATGCCGTGGCAGATCACCTCGTTGACCGAGGTGCAGATCGCCTTGGGGAAGCCCCGGTAGCCGAGCGCGCTCGGGTAGGCGCCGTGGTCGAGCATGTACTCGTGGGCCACGGCGTCCAGCTCGTCGGTGGTGACGCCCGGCGCGATCGCCGCGGCGGCGGTGTACATGGCCCCCGACGCGATCCGGGACGCCTCGCGCATCAGCTCGATCGTCTCCGGCGTCTGCACGTGCGACCCCGTGTAGCGGTCCGGGGCGGGTCGATCGACGTAGTGGGGACGGATGATCGAGGCCGGCACCGGACGGCGCGCGGAGACGGCATGAGGCTTGATGGGAGTCACGCGCCGATCATAGTGTGGGGCTGCAGGGACGCTGATCGAGAGGCGGCAACCATGACCCACGACACCGAGTGGTACTACAACCTGGTCACCGGCCAGGTGGAGCAGTACGAGGGCGGCAAGGCCGTCGACCGCCTCGGCCCCTACGCCACGCGGCAGGAGGCCGAGCAGGCCCTCGCCCGCGCGGAGGAGCGCAACGAGGCGTGGGAGAACGACCCGCGCTACGCCGACGAGGACGACGAGGACGCCGACGGCGACGGTGAGGACGACTGGGGCACCTCGGCGTTCGACACCTTCAAGCCCTGAGGACCCGTAACCCGCACGTAACACCCCGTGGGGCAGGATGGCCCCATGGACAAGCAGACTGATTTCGTCCTGCGCACGATGGAGGAGCGGGACGTCCGGTTCGTGCGTCTCTGGTTCACCGACGTGCTCGGGTTCCTGAAGTCCGTGGCGATCGCCCCGGCCGAGCTCGAGGGCGCGCTCAGCGAGGGCATCGGCTTCGACGGGTCGTCGATCCAGGGCTTCGCGCGCGTCTACGAGTCCGACATGGTCGCGCACCCCGACCCGTCGACGTTCCAGATGCTGCCCTGGCGCGGCGCCGCCGGCGGCACCGCCCGCCTGTTCTGCGACATCGGCCTGCCCGACGGCTCGCGCTCCTACGCCGATCCGCGCGGCGTGCTGAAGCGCGCGATGAAGAAGGCCGCCGACCTCGGCTTCACCTTCTACGTGCACCCCGAGATCGAGTTCTACCTGTTCAAGCGGCCCCTGGTGCCCGGCGTCGAGCCGACC
Proteins encoded:
- the map gene encoding type I methionyl aminopeptidase — encoded protein: MTPIKPHAVSARRPVPASIIRPHYVDRPAPDRYTGSHVQTPETIELMREASRIASGAMYTAAAAIAPGVTTDELDAVAHEYMLDHGAYPSALGYRGFPKAICTSVNEVICHGIPDARPLEDGDLVKIDVTAFKNGVHGDNCGTFFCGDVDEESRLLSERTHEAMMRGIRAVKPGRETNVIGRVIEMYAKRFGYGVVREYTGHGVHSAFHSGLVILHYDNEVYRDVMEPGMTFTIEPMLALGDPSSHVWDDDWTVVTNDLSRVAQWEHTVAVTEDGVEILTLPPEEFAA